A genomic segment from Mobula hypostoma chromosome 20, sMobHyp1.1, whole genome shotgun sequence encodes:
- the pfkfb3 gene encoding 6-phosphofructo-2-kinase/fructose-2,6-bisphosphatase 3 isoform X1 translates to MPRELTRNPMQKIWMPYKDERPAVPSQSYIPHLTNSPTVIVMVGLPARGKTYIAKKLTRYLNWIGAPTKVFNVGEYRREAVKWYRSYDFFRHDNEDAMKIRKQCALAALRDVRLYLSEEGGQIAVFDATNTTRDRRAMILNFAEENGWKVFFVESVCDDPSVVAANIMDVKVSSPDYMDCNRADAMEDFLKRIECYKATYQPLDPDNYDKDLSFIKVINVGRRFLVNRVQDHIQSRIVYYLMNIHVHPRTIYLCRHGESEYNLKGKIGGDSGLSYRGKKFSTALRTFLEEQNLKDLKVWTSQLQRTIQTAEVLGSHYEQWKALNEIDAGVCEDMTYEEIKEQYPEEYSLREQDKYYYRYPTGESYQDLVQRLEPVIMELERQGDVLVICHQAVMRCLLAYFLDKSADELPYLKCPLHTVLKLTPFAYGCKVESIFLNVEAVNTHRDRPEDVGKKGSNPLMRRNSVTPLASPEPNKKPRIEGLEDHVASSSSSMPVSLASEGSTPLPGQNVSEMPRPSEAVVTLSVQD, encoded by the exons CATATATTCCACACCTTACCAACTCTCCCACTGTGATTGTGATGGTGGGGCTACCAGCTCGAGGGAAGACCTACATAGCTAAGAAGCTGACCCGATATCTCAACTGGATAGGAGCCCCAACCAAAG TTTTCAACGTTGGCGAGTATCGTCGAGAGGCTGTTAAGTGGTATCGGTCATATGACTTCTTCCGCCATGACAACGAAGATGCTATGAAAATTCGGAA GCAGTGTGCCTTGGCAGCCTTGAGAGATGTAAGGCTCTATCTATCAGAGGAAGGTGGCCAAATTGCA GTTTTCGATGCTACAAATACCACCAGAGATAGACGGGCGATGATCCTGAACTTTGCAGAAGAAAATGGATGGAAG GTGTTTTTTGTTGAGTCTGTCTGCGATGATCCCAGTGTGGTGGCAGCCAACATCATG GATGTGAAGGTGTCCAGTCCAGATTATATGGATTGTAACAGGGCGGACGCAATGGAAGACTTCCTCAAGAGAATCGAGTGCTACAAAGCAACCTATCAGCCTCTGGACCCAGACAACTACGATAA AGACCTCTCGTTCATCAAGGTGATTAACGTGGGCAGGCGGTTCCTGGTAAACCGGGTTCAGGATCACATCCAGAGCAGAATAGTCTATTACCTAATGAACATTCACGTCCATCCTCGTACAATCTACTTGTGTCGCCATGGGGAGAGTGAATATAACCTCAAGGGCAAGATTGGTGGCGATTCTGGGCTCTCTTACAGAGGGAAGAAG TTTTCCACAGCATTAAGGACGTTTTTGGAGGAGCAGAACCTGAAGGATCTGAAGGTCTGGACCAGCCAGTTGCAGAGGACCATCCAGACGGCTGAGGTGTTGGGAAGCCATTATGAGCAGTGGAAAGCACTCAATGAAATAGATGCT GGTGTATGTGAAGATATGACCTATGAAGAAATCAAGGAGCAATACCCTGAGGAATACTCCCTCCGGGAACAGGACAAATATTATTACCGCTACCCAACGGGAGAG TCTTACCAGGACCTGGTGCAGCGCCTGGAGCCGGTTATTATGGAACTGGAGAGACAGGGTGATGTTTTAGTCATCTGTCATCAAGCAGTCATGCGCTGCCTTCTCGCATACTTCCTGGATAAAAGTGCAG ATGAGCTGCCGTACCTCAAGTGTCCTCTTCACACTGTACTCAAATTGACTCCTTTTGCATATG GTTGCAAGGTTGAGTCTATCTTTTTGAACGTGGAGGCGGTAAACACACACAGAGATCGGCCAGAG GACGTTGGTAAGAAGGGATCAAACCCACTCATGCGGCGTAATAGTGTAACTCCACTAGCCAGCCCAGAGCCCAACAAAAAGCCGAGGATTGAAGGCCTCGAGGACCATGTGGCCTCCTCTTCCTCATCCATGCCCGTCTCTCTGGCTTCCGAAGGGTCCACACCCCTGCCTGGACAA AATGTAAGTGAGATGCCAAGACCTTCTGAAGCTGTGGTGACCCTCTCTGTCCAAGACTGA
- the pfkfb3 gene encoding 6-phosphofructo-2-kinase/fructose-2,6-bisphosphatase 3 isoform X2 produces the protein MPRELTRNPMQKIWMPYKDERPAVPSQSYIPHLTNSPTVIVMVGLPARGKTYIAKKLTRYLNWIGAPTKVFNVGEYRREAVKWYRSYDFFRHDNEDAMKIRKQCALAALRDVRLYLSEEGGQIAVFDATNTTRDRRAMILNFAEENGWKVFFVESVCDDPSVVAANIMDVKVSSPDYMDCNRADAMEDFLKRIECYKATYQPLDPDNYDKDLSFIKVINVGRRFLVNRVQDHIQSRIVYYLMNIHVHPRTIYLCRHGESEYNLKGKIGGDSGLSYRGKKFSTALRTFLEEQNLKDLKVWTSQLQRTIQTAEVLGSHYEQWKALNEIDAGVCEDMTYEEIKEQYPEEYSLREQDKYYYRYPTGESYQDLVQRLEPVIMELERQGDVLVICHQAVMRCLLAYFLDKSADELPYLKCPLHTVLKLTPFAYGCKVESIFLNVEAVNTHRDRPEDVGKKGSNPLMRRNSVTPLASPEPNKKPRIEGLEDHVASSSSSMPVSLASEGSTPLPGQLLIRKAYLFTLMF, from the exons CATATATTCCACACCTTACCAACTCTCCCACTGTGATTGTGATGGTGGGGCTACCAGCTCGAGGGAAGACCTACATAGCTAAGAAGCTGACCCGATATCTCAACTGGATAGGAGCCCCAACCAAAG TTTTCAACGTTGGCGAGTATCGTCGAGAGGCTGTTAAGTGGTATCGGTCATATGACTTCTTCCGCCATGACAACGAAGATGCTATGAAAATTCGGAA GCAGTGTGCCTTGGCAGCCTTGAGAGATGTAAGGCTCTATCTATCAGAGGAAGGTGGCCAAATTGCA GTTTTCGATGCTACAAATACCACCAGAGATAGACGGGCGATGATCCTGAACTTTGCAGAAGAAAATGGATGGAAG GTGTTTTTTGTTGAGTCTGTCTGCGATGATCCCAGTGTGGTGGCAGCCAACATCATG GATGTGAAGGTGTCCAGTCCAGATTATATGGATTGTAACAGGGCGGACGCAATGGAAGACTTCCTCAAGAGAATCGAGTGCTACAAAGCAACCTATCAGCCTCTGGACCCAGACAACTACGATAA AGACCTCTCGTTCATCAAGGTGATTAACGTGGGCAGGCGGTTCCTGGTAAACCGGGTTCAGGATCACATCCAGAGCAGAATAGTCTATTACCTAATGAACATTCACGTCCATCCTCGTACAATCTACTTGTGTCGCCATGGGGAGAGTGAATATAACCTCAAGGGCAAGATTGGTGGCGATTCTGGGCTCTCTTACAGAGGGAAGAAG TTTTCCACAGCATTAAGGACGTTTTTGGAGGAGCAGAACCTGAAGGATCTGAAGGTCTGGACCAGCCAGTTGCAGAGGACCATCCAGACGGCTGAGGTGTTGGGAAGCCATTATGAGCAGTGGAAAGCACTCAATGAAATAGATGCT GGTGTATGTGAAGATATGACCTATGAAGAAATCAAGGAGCAATACCCTGAGGAATACTCCCTCCGGGAACAGGACAAATATTATTACCGCTACCCAACGGGAGAG TCTTACCAGGACCTGGTGCAGCGCCTGGAGCCGGTTATTATGGAACTGGAGAGACAGGGTGATGTTTTAGTCATCTGTCATCAAGCAGTCATGCGCTGCCTTCTCGCATACTTCCTGGATAAAAGTGCAG ATGAGCTGCCGTACCTCAAGTGTCCTCTTCACACTGTACTCAAATTGACTCCTTTTGCATATG GTTGCAAGGTTGAGTCTATCTTTTTGAACGTGGAGGCGGTAAACACACACAGAGATCGGCCAGAG GACGTTGGTAAGAAGGGATCAAACCCACTCATGCGGCGTAATAGTGTAACTCCACTAGCCAGCCCAGAGCCCAACAAAAAGCCGAGGATTGAAGGCCTCGAGGACCATGTGGCCTCCTCTTCCTCATCCATGCCCGTCTCTCTGGCTTCCGAAGGGTCCACACCCCTGCCTGGACAA CTTTTAATACGAAAGGCTTATCT ATTTACCCTGATGTTTTAA
- the pfkfb3 gene encoding 6-phosphofructo-2-kinase/fructose-2,6-bisphosphatase 3 isoform X4, whose amino-acid sequence MPRELTRNPMQKIWMPYKDERPAVPSQSYIPHLTNSPTVIVMVGLPARGKTYIAKKLTRYLNWIGAPTKVFNVGEYRREAVKWYRSYDFFRHDNEDAMKIRKQCALAALRDVRLYLSEEGGQIAVFDATNTTRDRRAMILNFAEENGWKVFFVESVCDDPSVVAANIMDVKVSSPDYMDCNRADAMEDFLKRIECYKATYQPLDPDNYDKDLSFIKVINVGRRFLVNRVQDHIQSRIVYYLMNIHVHPRTIYLCRHGESEYNLKGKIGGDSGLSYRGKKFSTALRTFLEEQNLKDLKVWTSQLQRTIQTAEVLGSHYEQWKALNEIDAGVCEDMTYEEIKEQYPEEYSLREQDKYYYRYPTGESYQDLVQRLEPVIMELERQGDVLVICHQAVMRCLLAYFLDKSADELPYLKCPLHTVLKLTPFAYGCKVESIFLNVEAVNTHRDRPEDVGKKGSNPLMRRNSVTPLASPEPNKKPRIEGLEDHVASSSSSMPVSLASEGSTPLPGQLLIRKAYLM is encoded by the exons CATATATTCCACACCTTACCAACTCTCCCACTGTGATTGTGATGGTGGGGCTACCAGCTCGAGGGAAGACCTACATAGCTAAGAAGCTGACCCGATATCTCAACTGGATAGGAGCCCCAACCAAAG TTTTCAACGTTGGCGAGTATCGTCGAGAGGCTGTTAAGTGGTATCGGTCATATGACTTCTTCCGCCATGACAACGAAGATGCTATGAAAATTCGGAA GCAGTGTGCCTTGGCAGCCTTGAGAGATGTAAGGCTCTATCTATCAGAGGAAGGTGGCCAAATTGCA GTTTTCGATGCTACAAATACCACCAGAGATAGACGGGCGATGATCCTGAACTTTGCAGAAGAAAATGGATGGAAG GTGTTTTTTGTTGAGTCTGTCTGCGATGATCCCAGTGTGGTGGCAGCCAACATCATG GATGTGAAGGTGTCCAGTCCAGATTATATGGATTGTAACAGGGCGGACGCAATGGAAGACTTCCTCAAGAGAATCGAGTGCTACAAAGCAACCTATCAGCCTCTGGACCCAGACAACTACGATAA AGACCTCTCGTTCATCAAGGTGATTAACGTGGGCAGGCGGTTCCTGGTAAACCGGGTTCAGGATCACATCCAGAGCAGAATAGTCTATTACCTAATGAACATTCACGTCCATCCTCGTACAATCTACTTGTGTCGCCATGGGGAGAGTGAATATAACCTCAAGGGCAAGATTGGTGGCGATTCTGGGCTCTCTTACAGAGGGAAGAAG TTTTCCACAGCATTAAGGACGTTTTTGGAGGAGCAGAACCTGAAGGATCTGAAGGTCTGGACCAGCCAGTTGCAGAGGACCATCCAGACGGCTGAGGTGTTGGGAAGCCATTATGAGCAGTGGAAAGCACTCAATGAAATAGATGCT GGTGTATGTGAAGATATGACCTATGAAGAAATCAAGGAGCAATACCCTGAGGAATACTCCCTCCGGGAACAGGACAAATATTATTACCGCTACCCAACGGGAGAG TCTTACCAGGACCTGGTGCAGCGCCTGGAGCCGGTTATTATGGAACTGGAGAGACAGGGTGATGTTTTAGTCATCTGTCATCAAGCAGTCATGCGCTGCCTTCTCGCATACTTCCTGGATAAAAGTGCAG ATGAGCTGCCGTACCTCAAGTGTCCTCTTCACACTGTACTCAAATTGACTCCTTTTGCATATG GTTGCAAGGTTGAGTCTATCTTTTTGAACGTGGAGGCGGTAAACACACACAGAGATCGGCCAGAG GACGTTGGTAAGAAGGGATCAAACCCACTCATGCGGCGTAATAGTGTAACTCCACTAGCCAGCCCAGAGCCCAACAAAAAGCCGAGGATTGAAGGCCTCGAGGACCATGTGGCCTCCTCTTCCTCATCCATGCCCGTCTCTCTGGCTTCCGAAGGGTCCACACCCCTGCCTGGACAA CTTTTAATACGAAAGGCTTATCT AATGTAA
- the pfkfb3 gene encoding 6-phosphofructo-2-kinase/fructose-2,6-bisphosphatase 3 isoform X5 yields MPLGNAAYIPHLTNSPTVIVMVGLPARGKTYIAKKLTRYLNWIGAPTKVFNVGEYRREAVKWYRSYDFFRHDNEDAMKIRKQCALAALRDVRLYLSEEGGQIAVFDATNTTRDRRAMILNFAEENGWKVFFVESVCDDPSVVAANIMDVKVSSPDYMDCNRADAMEDFLKRIECYKATYQPLDPDNYDKDLSFIKVINVGRRFLVNRVQDHIQSRIVYYLMNIHVHPRTIYLCRHGESEYNLKGKIGGDSGLSYRGKKFSTALRTFLEEQNLKDLKVWTSQLQRTIQTAEVLGSHYEQWKALNEIDAGVCEDMTYEEIKEQYPEEYSLREQDKYYYRYPTGESYQDLVQRLEPVIMELERQGDVLVICHQAVMRCLLAYFLDKSADELPYLKCPLHTVLKLTPFAYGCKVESIFLNVEAVNTHRDRPEDVGKKGSNPLMRRNSVTPLASPEPNKKPRIEGLEDHVASSSSSMPVSLASEGSTPLPGQNVSEMPRPSEAVVTLSVQD; encoded by the exons CAGCATATATTCCACACCTTACCAACTCTCCCACTGTGATTGTGATGGTGGGGCTACCAGCTCGAGGGAAGACCTACATAGCTAAGAAGCTGACCCGATATCTCAACTGGATAGGAGCCCCAACCAAAG TTTTCAACGTTGGCGAGTATCGTCGAGAGGCTGTTAAGTGGTATCGGTCATATGACTTCTTCCGCCATGACAACGAAGATGCTATGAAAATTCGGAA GCAGTGTGCCTTGGCAGCCTTGAGAGATGTAAGGCTCTATCTATCAGAGGAAGGTGGCCAAATTGCA GTTTTCGATGCTACAAATACCACCAGAGATAGACGGGCGATGATCCTGAACTTTGCAGAAGAAAATGGATGGAAG GTGTTTTTTGTTGAGTCTGTCTGCGATGATCCCAGTGTGGTGGCAGCCAACATCATG GATGTGAAGGTGTCCAGTCCAGATTATATGGATTGTAACAGGGCGGACGCAATGGAAGACTTCCTCAAGAGAATCGAGTGCTACAAAGCAACCTATCAGCCTCTGGACCCAGACAACTACGATAA AGACCTCTCGTTCATCAAGGTGATTAACGTGGGCAGGCGGTTCCTGGTAAACCGGGTTCAGGATCACATCCAGAGCAGAATAGTCTATTACCTAATGAACATTCACGTCCATCCTCGTACAATCTACTTGTGTCGCCATGGGGAGAGTGAATATAACCTCAAGGGCAAGATTGGTGGCGATTCTGGGCTCTCTTACAGAGGGAAGAAG TTTTCCACAGCATTAAGGACGTTTTTGGAGGAGCAGAACCTGAAGGATCTGAAGGTCTGGACCAGCCAGTTGCAGAGGACCATCCAGACGGCTGAGGTGTTGGGAAGCCATTATGAGCAGTGGAAAGCACTCAATGAAATAGATGCT GGTGTATGTGAAGATATGACCTATGAAGAAATCAAGGAGCAATACCCTGAGGAATACTCCCTCCGGGAACAGGACAAATATTATTACCGCTACCCAACGGGAGAG TCTTACCAGGACCTGGTGCAGCGCCTGGAGCCGGTTATTATGGAACTGGAGAGACAGGGTGATGTTTTAGTCATCTGTCATCAAGCAGTCATGCGCTGCCTTCTCGCATACTTCCTGGATAAAAGTGCAG ATGAGCTGCCGTACCTCAAGTGTCCTCTTCACACTGTACTCAAATTGACTCCTTTTGCATATG GTTGCAAGGTTGAGTCTATCTTTTTGAACGTGGAGGCGGTAAACACACACAGAGATCGGCCAGAG GACGTTGGTAAGAAGGGATCAAACCCACTCATGCGGCGTAATAGTGTAACTCCACTAGCCAGCCCAGAGCCCAACAAAAAGCCGAGGATTGAAGGCCTCGAGGACCATGTGGCCTCCTCTTCCTCATCCATGCCCGTCTCTCTGGCTTCCGAAGGGTCCACACCCCTGCCTGGACAA AATGTAAGTGAGATGCCAAGACCTTCTGAAGCTGTGGTGACCCTCTCTGTCCAAGACTGA
- the pfkfb3 gene encoding 6-phosphofructo-2-kinase/fructose-2,6-bisphosphatase 3 isoform X7, with the protein MPRELTRNPMQKIWMPYKDERPAVPSQSYIPHLTNSPTVIVMVGLPARGKTYIAKKLTRYLNWIGAPTKVFNVGEYRREAVKWYRSYDFFRHDNEDAMKIRKQCALAALRDVRLYLSEEGGQIAVFDATNTTRDRRAMILNFAEENGWKVFFVESVCDDPSVVAANIMDVKVSSPDYMDCNRADAMEDFLKRIECYKATYQPLDPDNYDKDLSFIKVINVGRRFLVNRVQDHIQSRIVYYLMNIHVHPRTIYLCRHGESEYNLKGKIGGDSGLSYRGKKFSTALRTFLEEQNLKDLKVWTSQLQRTIQTAEVLGSHYEQWKALNEIDAGVCEDMTYEEIKEQYPEEYSLREQDKYYYRYPTGESYQDLVQRLEPVIMELERQGDVLVICHQAVMRCLLAYFLDKSADELPYLKCPLHTVLKLTPFAYGCKVESIFLNVEAVNTHRDRPENVSEMPRPSEAVVTLSVQD; encoded by the exons CATATATTCCACACCTTACCAACTCTCCCACTGTGATTGTGATGGTGGGGCTACCAGCTCGAGGGAAGACCTACATAGCTAAGAAGCTGACCCGATATCTCAACTGGATAGGAGCCCCAACCAAAG TTTTCAACGTTGGCGAGTATCGTCGAGAGGCTGTTAAGTGGTATCGGTCATATGACTTCTTCCGCCATGACAACGAAGATGCTATGAAAATTCGGAA GCAGTGTGCCTTGGCAGCCTTGAGAGATGTAAGGCTCTATCTATCAGAGGAAGGTGGCCAAATTGCA GTTTTCGATGCTACAAATACCACCAGAGATAGACGGGCGATGATCCTGAACTTTGCAGAAGAAAATGGATGGAAG GTGTTTTTTGTTGAGTCTGTCTGCGATGATCCCAGTGTGGTGGCAGCCAACATCATG GATGTGAAGGTGTCCAGTCCAGATTATATGGATTGTAACAGGGCGGACGCAATGGAAGACTTCCTCAAGAGAATCGAGTGCTACAAAGCAACCTATCAGCCTCTGGACCCAGACAACTACGATAA AGACCTCTCGTTCATCAAGGTGATTAACGTGGGCAGGCGGTTCCTGGTAAACCGGGTTCAGGATCACATCCAGAGCAGAATAGTCTATTACCTAATGAACATTCACGTCCATCCTCGTACAATCTACTTGTGTCGCCATGGGGAGAGTGAATATAACCTCAAGGGCAAGATTGGTGGCGATTCTGGGCTCTCTTACAGAGGGAAGAAG TTTTCCACAGCATTAAGGACGTTTTTGGAGGAGCAGAACCTGAAGGATCTGAAGGTCTGGACCAGCCAGTTGCAGAGGACCATCCAGACGGCTGAGGTGTTGGGAAGCCATTATGAGCAGTGGAAAGCACTCAATGAAATAGATGCT GGTGTATGTGAAGATATGACCTATGAAGAAATCAAGGAGCAATACCCTGAGGAATACTCCCTCCGGGAACAGGACAAATATTATTACCGCTACCCAACGGGAGAG TCTTACCAGGACCTGGTGCAGCGCCTGGAGCCGGTTATTATGGAACTGGAGAGACAGGGTGATGTTTTAGTCATCTGTCATCAAGCAGTCATGCGCTGCCTTCTCGCATACTTCCTGGATAAAAGTGCAG ATGAGCTGCCGTACCTCAAGTGTCCTCTTCACACTGTACTCAAATTGACTCCTTTTGCATATG GTTGCAAGGTTGAGTCTATCTTTTTGAACGTGGAGGCGGTAAACACACACAGAGATCGGCCAGAG AATGTAAGTGAGATGCCAAGACCTTCTGAAGCTGTGGTGACCCTCTCTGTCCAAGACTGA
- the pfkfb3 gene encoding 6-phosphofructo-2-kinase/fructose-2,6-bisphosphatase 3 isoform X3, translating to MPRELTRNPMQKIWMPYKDERPAVPSQSYIPHLTNSPTVIVMVGLPARGKTYIAKKLTRYLNWIGAPTKVFNVGEYRREAVKWYRSYDFFRHDNEDAMKIRKQCALAALRDVRLYLSEEGGQIAVFDATNTTRDRRAMILNFAEENGWKVFFVESVCDDPSVVAANIMDVKVSSPDYMDCNRADAMEDFLKRIECYKATYQPLDPDNYDKDLSFIKVINVGRRFLVNRVQDHIQSRIVYYLMNIHVHPRTIYLCRHGESEYNLKGKIGGDSGLSYRGKKFSTALRTFLEEQNLKDLKVWTSQLQRTIQTAEVLGSHYEQWKALNEIDAGVCEDMTYEEIKEQYPEEYSLREQDKYYYRYPTGESYQDLVQRLEPVIMELERQGDVLVICHQAVMRCLLAYFLDKSADELPYLKCPLHTVLKLTPFAYGCKVESIFLNVEAVNTHRDRPEDVGKKGSNPLMRRNSVTPLASPEPNKKPRIEGLEDHVASSSSSMPVSLASEGSTPLPGQVSRLPYHSACC from the exons CATATATTCCACACCTTACCAACTCTCCCACTGTGATTGTGATGGTGGGGCTACCAGCTCGAGGGAAGACCTACATAGCTAAGAAGCTGACCCGATATCTCAACTGGATAGGAGCCCCAACCAAAG TTTTCAACGTTGGCGAGTATCGTCGAGAGGCTGTTAAGTGGTATCGGTCATATGACTTCTTCCGCCATGACAACGAAGATGCTATGAAAATTCGGAA GCAGTGTGCCTTGGCAGCCTTGAGAGATGTAAGGCTCTATCTATCAGAGGAAGGTGGCCAAATTGCA GTTTTCGATGCTACAAATACCACCAGAGATAGACGGGCGATGATCCTGAACTTTGCAGAAGAAAATGGATGGAAG GTGTTTTTTGTTGAGTCTGTCTGCGATGATCCCAGTGTGGTGGCAGCCAACATCATG GATGTGAAGGTGTCCAGTCCAGATTATATGGATTGTAACAGGGCGGACGCAATGGAAGACTTCCTCAAGAGAATCGAGTGCTACAAAGCAACCTATCAGCCTCTGGACCCAGACAACTACGATAA AGACCTCTCGTTCATCAAGGTGATTAACGTGGGCAGGCGGTTCCTGGTAAACCGGGTTCAGGATCACATCCAGAGCAGAATAGTCTATTACCTAATGAACATTCACGTCCATCCTCGTACAATCTACTTGTGTCGCCATGGGGAGAGTGAATATAACCTCAAGGGCAAGATTGGTGGCGATTCTGGGCTCTCTTACAGAGGGAAGAAG TTTTCCACAGCATTAAGGACGTTTTTGGAGGAGCAGAACCTGAAGGATCTGAAGGTCTGGACCAGCCAGTTGCAGAGGACCATCCAGACGGCTGAGGTGTTGGGAAGCCATTATGAGCAGTGGAAAGCACTCAATGAAATAGATGCT GGTGTATGTGAAGATATGACCTATGAAGAAATCAAGGAGCAATACCCTGAGGAATACTCCCTCCGGGAACAGGACAAATATTATTACCGCTACCCAACGGGAGAG TCTTACCAGGACCTGGTGCAGCGCCTGGAGCCGGTTATTATGGAACTGGAGAGACAGGGTGATGTTTTAGTCATCTGTCATCAAGCAGTCATGCGCTGCCTTCTCGCATACTTCCTGGATAAAAGTGCAG ATGAGCTGCCGTACCTCAAGTGTCCTCTTCACACTGTACTCAAATTGACTCCTTTTGCATATG GTTGCAAGGTTGAGTCTATCTTTTTGAACGTGGAGGCGGTAAACACACACAGAGATCGGCCAGAG GACGTTGGTAAGAAGGGATCAAACCCACTCATGCGGCGTAATAGTGTAACTCCACTAGCCAGCCCAGAGCCCAACAAAAAGCCGAGGATTGAAGGCCTCGAGGACCATGTGGCCTCCTCTTCCTCATCCATGCCCGTCTCTCTGGCTTCCGAAGGGTCCACACCCCTGCCTGGACAAGTTAGTCGACTTCCGTACCATTCTGCCTGTTGCTGA
- the pfkfb3 gene encoding 6-phosphofructo-2-kinase/fructose-2,6-bisphosphatase 3 isoform X6 encodes MPLGNAYIPHLTNSPTVIVMVGLPARGKTYIAKKLTRYLNWIGAPTKVFNVGEYRREAVKWYRSYDFFRHDNEDAMKIRKQCALAALRDVRLYLSEEGGQIAVFDATNTTRDRRAMILNFAEENGWKVFFVESVCDDPSVVAANIMDVKVSSPDYMDCNRADAMEDFLKRIECYKATYQPLDPDNYDKDLSFIKVINVGRRFLVNRVQDHIQSRIVYYLMNIHVHPRTIYLCRHGESEYNLKGKIGGDSGLSYRGKKFSTALRTFLEEQNLKDLKVWTSQLQRTIQTAEVLGSHYEQWKALNEIDAGVCEDMTYEEIKEQYPEEYSLREQDKYYYRYPTGESYQDLVQRLEPVIMELERQGDVLVICHQAVMRCLLAYFLDKSADELPYLKCPLHTVLKLTPFAYGCKVESIFLNVEAVNTHRDRPEDVGKKGSNPLMRRNSVTPLASPEPNKKPRIEGLEDHVASSSSSMPVSLASEGSTPLPGQNVSEMPRPSEAVVTLSVQD; translated from the exons CATATATTCCACACCTTACCAACTCTCCCACTGTGATTGTGATGGTGGGGCTACCAGCTCGAGGGAAGACCTACATAGCTAAGAAGCTGACCCGATATCTCAACTGGATAGGAGCCCCAACCAAAG TTTTCAACGTTGGCGAGTATCGTCGAGAGGCTGTTAAGTGGTATCGGTCATATGACTTCTTCCGCCATGACAACGAAGATGCTATGAAAATTCGGAA GCAGTGTGCCTTGGCAGCCTTGAGAGATGTAAGGCTCTATCTATCAGAGGAAGGTGGCCAAATTGCA GTTTTCGATGCTACAAATACCACCAGAGATAGACGGGCGATGATCCTGAACTTTGCAGAAGAAAATGGATGGAAG GTGTTTTTTGTTGAGTCTGTCTGCGATGATCCCAGTGTGGTGGCAGCCAACATCATG GATGTGAAGGTGTCCAGTCCAGATTATATGGATTGTAACAGGGCGGACGCAATGGAAGACTTCCTCAAGAGAATCGAGTGCTACAAAGCAACCTATCAGCCTCTGGACCCAGACAACTACGATAA AGACCTCTCGTTCATCAAGGTGATTAACGTGGGCAGGCGGTTCCTGGTAAACCGGGTTCAGGATCACATCCAGAGCAGAATAGTCTATTACCTAATGAACATTCACGTCCATCCTCGTACAATCTACTTGTGTCGCCATGGGGAGAGTGAATATAACCTCAAGGGCAAGATTGGTGGCGATTCTGGGCTCTCTTACAGAGGGAAGAAG TTTTCCACAGCATTAAGGACGTTTTTGGAGGAGCAGAACCTGAAGGATCTGAAGGTCTGGACCAGCCAGTTGCAGAGGACCATCCAGACGGCTGAGGTGTTGGGAAGCCATTATGAGCAGTGGAAAGCACTCAATGAAATAGATGCT GGTGTATGTGAAGATATGACCTATGAAGAAATCAAGGAGCAATACCCTGAGGAATACTCCCTCCGGGAACAGGACAAATATTATTACCGCTACCCAACGGGAGAG TCTTACCAGGACCTGGTGCAGCGCCTGGAGCCGGTTATTATGGAACTGGAGAGACAGGGTGATGTTTTAGTCATCTGTCATCAAGCAGTCATGCGCTGCCTTCTCGCATACTTCCTGGATAAAAGTGCAG ATGAGCTGCCGTACCTCAAGTGTCCTCTTCACACTGTACTCAAATTGACTCCTTTTGCATATG GTTGCAAGGTTGAGTCTATCTTTTTGAACGTGGAGGCGGTAAACACACACAGAGATCGGCCAGAG GACGTTGGTAAGAAGGGATCAAACCCACTCATGCGGCGTAATAGTGTAACTCCACTAGCCAGCCCAGAGCCCAACAAAAAGCCGAGGATTGAAGGCCTCGAGGACCATGTGGCCTCCTCTTCCTCATCCATGCCCGTCTCTCTGGCTTCCGAAGGGTCCACACCCCTGCCTGGACAA AATGTAAGTGAGATGCCAAGACCTTCTGAAGCTGTGGTGACCCTCTCTGTCCAAGACTGA